A window from Citrus sinensis cultivar Valencia sweet orange chromosome 3, DVS_A1.0, whole genome shotgun sequence encodes these proteins:
- the LOC102619982 gene encoding peroxisomal acyl-coenzyme A oxidase 1, with product MDGVDQLAPERKKAQFDVDEMKIVWAGSRHAFQVSDRIARLVASDPAFRKDNRAMLSRKELFKNTLRKAAYAWKRIIELRLSEEEASMLRSSVDEPAFTDLHWGMFVPAIKGQGTDEQHQKWLPLAYKMEIIGCYAQTELGHGSNVQGLETTATFDPQTDEFVVHSPTLTSSKWWPGGLGKVSTHAVVYARLITDGQDHGVNGFIVQLRSLEDHSPLPGITIGDIGMKFGNGAYNTMDNGVLRFEHVRIPRNQMLMRVSQVTREGKYVQSNVPRQLLYGTMVYVRQTIVADASCALSRAVCIATRYSAVRRQFGSKNGGPETQVIDYKTQQNRLFPLLASAYAFRFVGEWLKWLYTDVTQRLQANDFSTLPEAHACTAGLKSLTTTATADGIEECRKLCGGHGYLCSSGLPELFAVYVPACTYEGDNIVLLLQVARFLMKTVSQLGSGNMPVGTTTYMGRAEQLMQCHCGVQKAEDWLNPSAILEAFEARAIRMSVACAQNLSKFTNQEEGFAELAADLVEAAVAHCQLIVVSKFIEKLQQDIPGKGVKPILEILCNIYALHLVHKHLGDFVSTGCITAKQASLANEQLRSLYSQVRPNAIALVDAFNYTDHYLGSVLGRYDGNVYPKLYEEAWKDPLNDSVVPDGYHEYIRPLLKQQLRNARL from the exons GCCTTTCGCAAGGATAACAGGGCTATGCTAAGTAGGAAGGAGTTGTTTAAAAACACACTGAGAAAGGCAGCTTATGCATGGAAACGGATCATTGAGCTTCGTCTTAGTG aagaagaagcatcTATGTTAAGGTCTTCTGTGGATGAACCTGCTTTTACGGATCTCCATTGG GGAATGTTTGTACCAGCTATTAAAGGACAGGGCACCGATGAGCAGCATCAGAAGTGGTTACCATTAGCATATAAGATGGAAATAATTGGCTGCTATGCGCAAACTGAGCTTGGTCACGGCTCCAATGTTCAGGGGCTTGAAACCACTGCAACTTTTGATCCCCAGACAGATGAATTTGTCGTTCATAGTCCTACGCTTACTTCGAGCAAG TGGTGGCCCGGTGGATTGGGTAAAGTTTCTACGCATGCTGTTGTTTATGCACGTCTTATTACTGATGGTCAGGACCATGGAGTAAATG GTTTCATTGTACAGCTCCGAAGCTTGGAAGATCACTCACCTCTTCCCGGCATAACCATTGGTGATATTGGAATGAAGTTTGGAAATGGAGCGTATAACACCATGGACAATGGTGTTTTGAGATTTGAACATGTGCGCATCCCTAGGAATCAAATGTTGATGCG GGTTTCACAGGTAACAAGGGAAGGGAAGTATGTGCAATCTAATGTACCGAGGCAGTTGCTTTATGGCACAATGGTGTATGTACGACAAACAATAGTAGCTGATGCTTCCTGTGCCTTATCACGGGCTGTTTGCATTGCTACAAGGTATAGTGCTGTCCGTAGACAATTTGGTTCAAAGAATGGTGGCCCCGAGACCCAG GTGATTGATTACAAAACTCAGCAAAATAGACTCTTCCCATTGCTGGCGTCCGCCTATGCTTTCAGGTTTGTTGGTGAGTGGTTGAAATGGCTTTATACGGATGTGACCCAAAGATTGCAAGCCAATGATTTCTCGACGTTGCCTGAGGCTCATGCATGTACTGCAGGATTGAAGTCTCTGACTACTACTGCCACTGCT GATGGGATTGAAGAATGTCGAAAATTATGTGGTGGCCACGGTTACTTATGTAGTAGCGGCTTGCCAGAGTTATTTGCAGTTTATGTGCCTGCCTGTACATATGAAGGAGACAATATTGTGCTGCTCTTACAG GTTGCAAGGTTTCTCATGAAGACCGTATCTCAGCTGGGATCCGGAAATATGCCTGTTGGGACAACAACTTATATGGGACGGGCAGAACAATTGATGCAATGTCATTGTGGCGTCCAAAAAG CTGAGGATTGGTTAAATCCTTCTGCCATACTGGAGGCCTTTGAAGCAAGGGCTATTAGGATGTCTGTGGCCTGTGCTCAAAACCTGAGCAAGTTTACAAATCAAGAAGAGG GTTTTGCGGAACTGGCAGCTGATTTAGTTGAGGCAGCTGTTGCTCATTGCCAGCTAATTGTTGTTTCCAA GTTTATTGAGAAATTGCAGCAGGACATACCAGGAAAGGGGGTGAAACCAATTTTGGAGATCTTATGCAACATCTATGCTTTGCATCTTGTTCACAAACATCTAGGTGATTTCGTCTCCACTGGCTGCATTACTGCCAAGCAAGCTTCCCTAGCTAATGAACAGCTAAGATCTTTATATTCCCAG GTCCGACCTAATGCTATTGCACTCGTCGATGCGTTTAATTACACCGACCACTATCTTGGCTCGGTCCTTGGACGGTATGATGGAAATGTGTACCCGAAACTCTACGAGGAAGCATGGAAGGATCCTCTAAATGACTCAGTTGTGCCTGATGGCTACCATGAATACATCAGGCCTCTTCTGAAACAACAGCTTCGAAATGCAAGACTCTAA
- the LOC102620272 gene encoding uncharacterized protein LOC102620272 encodes MAEIGSLVDLLLFYTVERALFNRMVGTLGKNPQQVKTTIALWLLLEEIGYHDLIRTINYQNNKTIEALFNEALLCLEYIQPDKTEPAVLHHTPVFEETKNYSRDFMCKRYMHIMETVCDKIFGESGAIEVDESGTRPVLSRDRPFGKGCYAHIPEAARESNLNPEASKFYPEDVRTMFLTFSRGHPLTREEIINFFISKWGDVVQDVFIERTRPGQDPQFGRIVFTTSTVIPRVLNGQSRAKFLVNRKHLWARIYMNRHGEKRKSQSMKF; translated from the exons ATGGCCGAAATAGGAAGCCTCGTAGACCTGTTGCTATTCTACACAGTAGAGAGAGCACTCTTCAACAGAATGGTCGGCACATTGGGCAAAAATCCCCAACAAGTGAAGACGACAATAGCACTTTGGCTCTTGCTAGAGGAGATTGGTTACCACGACTTGATACGAACgataaattaccaaaataacaAAACCATCGAAGCCCTCTTTAACGAGGCATTGCTTTGCCTGGAATACATTCAGCCCGACAAAACAGAACCAGCAGTGTTGCATCACACCCCTGTTTTTGAAGAGACAAAGAACTACAGCCGGGACTTCATGTGCAAGCGATACATGCACATTATGGAAACTGTCTGTGACAAAATATTTGGTGAAAGCGGGGCTATTGAAGTTGATGAGTCAGGGACCAGGCCTGTGCTTAGTAGAGATAGACCCTTTGGCAAGGGTTGTTATGCACACATACCTGAAGCAGCAAGagaatcaaatttaaatcCTGAAGCTTCCAAATTTTATCCCGAAGATGTCAGGACCATGTTCTTGACGTTTTCGAGAGGCCATCCTCTAACCCGCGAAGAAATTATCAACTTCTTCATCTC CAAATGGGGCGACGTGGTGCAAGATGTTTTCATTGAGCGCACTCGTCCGGGGCAAGATCCTCAGTTCGGACGTATTGTTTTTACTACATCAACCGTGATACCTCGGGTTCTAAATGGTCAATCCAGAGCAAAGTTCTTGGTTAATCGTAAGCATTTGTGGGCTCGTATATACATGAACCGCCAtggagaaaagagaaagagtcAATCAATGAAGTTTTGA